A single genomic interval of uncultured Desulfobacter sp. harbors:
- a CDS encoding chemotaxis protein CheX, giving the protein MKTQLMKAMMTSISEVLETMFFLPAEQEKESTVLETGLLDQADTASAALEFTGDISGRLVMMVPGNLLSEMTENFMGESGDKLTRELKHGTLKELLNMVCGNALRKLDSGHGFDLGIPEIVDGETIPSELPAALIDVADARIAAILDIQN; this is encoded by the coding sequence ATGAAGACTCAATTGATGAAAGCGATGATGACCTCGATTTCTGAAGTGCTGGAAACCATGTTTTTTCTGCCTGCAGAGCAGGAAAAAGAAAGCACGGTTTTGGAAACCGGACTGCTGGATCAGGCGGATACCGCATCTGCAGCCCTGGAATTTACCGGCGACATCTCGGGCCGTCTGGTGATGATGGTCCCGGGAAACCTGCTGTCGGAAATGACGGAAAATTTCATGGGAGAGTCGGGTGACAAATTGACCCGGGAGCTGAAACACGGAACCTTGAAGGAGCTGCTCAATATGGTGTGCGGCAATGCCCTCCGAAAGCTGGATTCCGGTCATGGTTTTGATCTTGGAATCCCGGAGATTGTGGACGGGGAAACGATCCCTTCAGAACTTCCGGCAGCCTTAATCGACGTGGCTGATGCCAGAATTGCAGCAATTCTGGATATCCAAAACTAA
- a CDS encoding protein-glutamate O-methyltransferase CheR: MIQNTKLTDSQYRKLSKIVYDTSGVVLNEKKYRLLVARLSKRMRITRISNASEYIDRLGRDEVEFEEFIDATTTNHTFFFRENRHCEFLVKALDSSAPVRIWSAASSSGEEAYSIAIQLLENNFSFTIDASDISDSMLEQGRAAVYHKNKVKHVPKFMLHAYFQKGKKDWVDHVRVKSEVKQLVSFQKFNLLCDTPSDTYDVIFCRNVMIYFDKKTRQKVIDTLCRALKPGGLFFVGMAEGLHGLDHDLISVLPSGYRKKPGLR; this comes from the coding sequence ATGATTCAGAACACAAAACTTACCGATTCACAGTACAGGAAACTGTCCAAGATCGTGTATGACACATCGGGCGTCGTGCTGAATGAAAAGAAATACCGTCTGCTTGTGGCCCGCTTGAGCAAGCGTATGCGCATCACCAGGATTAGCAATGCTTCAGAGTACATTGATCGGTTGGGCCGGGATGAGGTCGAATTTGAAGAATTCATTGATGCCACCACCACCAATCACACCTTTTTTTTCAGGGAGAATCGGCATTGCGAATTTCTGGTCAAGGCGCTGGATTCCTCTGCCCCCGTCAGGATCTGGAGCGCGGCATCAAGCAGCGGAGAAGAAGCGTATTCCATTGCGATCCAGCTACTCGAGAACAATTTTTCCTTCACCATAGACGCTTCGGATATTTCCGACTCCATGCTTGAACAAGGCCGGGCCGCCGTCTATCACAAAAACAAGGTGAAACATGTCCCCAAATTCATGCTCCACGCCTATTTCCAAAAAGGAAAAAAGGACTGGGTTGACCATGTACGGGTGAAATCTGAGGTGAAACAATTGGTTTCATTTCAAAAATTCAATTTGCTGTGCGACACGCCCTCTGATACTTATGATGTTATTTTTTGCAGAAATGTGATGATTTATTTTGATAAAAAGACCCGGCAGAAGGTGATAGACACGCTGTGCCGGGCACTGAAACCGGGCGGGCTTTTTTTTGTGGGTATGGCCGAAGGACTTCACGGGCTTGACCATGACCTGATATCCGTGCTGCCCAGCGGGTATCGAAAAAAACCGGGGCTGCGGTGA
- the hutH gene encoding histidine ammonia-lyase gives MMNDPVQLNGRNFTLDQLVEIARNDKTAVVSVNSEARIKKARALVEDWVKKGTRIYGVTTGFGALSDVPISFEDTKTLQRNILLSHAAGMGNCMDDDVVRAMMALRINDFCRGNSGLRLDTIQTLAHLLNTGIIPVVPEKGSVGASGDLVPMAHLALVLIGEGEAFVDGVRMPGARALAAKHIEPLELAAGEGLALINGTQFMLALGCLALHDALNLCKHADIAASMSLETLMGTRTAFDPRIHNARPHLGQMKAASDMMKITQNSEIISSHRDCSRVQDAYTLRCSPQVHGASWDAFGYVERVIRVEMNASTENPLIFPESDEFLSGGNFHGQPVALACDFLGIAIAELANISERRVERLVNPQLSGLPAFLVKDTGLNSGFMIAQYVAASLVSENKVIAHPASVDSIPTSANMEDHVSMGSIAARKCRDIVENTEQVIAIELLCGAQAIDMFTNLKAGKGTMAAYETIRSKVPCMTKDRFLSADIAAVRKLLHSGRIVRAVEDAVGKLY, from the coding sequence ATGATGAATGATCCTGTTCAACTCAATGGGCGGAATTTCACCCTTGACCAACTGGTAGAGATTGCCCGTAACGACAAAACCGCTGTCGTTTCCGTAAATTCCGAAGCCCGGATTAAAAAAGCCCGGGCCCTTGTGGAAGATTGGGTGAAAAAGGGTACACGCATTTATGGTGTGACCACGGGATTCGGGGCATTATCCGATGTTCCCATCTCATTTGAGGATACAAAAACGTTGCAGCGCAATATTCTTTTATCCCACGCTGCGGGTATGGGCAACTGCATGGATGATGATGTGGTCAGGGCCATGATGGCATTGCGGATCAATGACTTTTGCCGTGGTAATTCCGGGCTGCGTCTTGACACCATTCAAACACTTGCCCATCTCCTTAATACCGGTATCATTCCTGTGGTTCCTGAAAAAGGGTCGGTGGGGGCCAGCGGAGACCTGGTGCCCATGGCCCACCTGGCCCTGGTGTTGATCGGCGAAGGCGAAGCCTTTGTGGACGGGGTGCGCATGCCCGGGGCCCGGGCCCTGGCCGCAAAACATATTGAACCTCTGGAACTTGCTGCAGGGGAAGGGCTTGCCCTGATCAACGGTACCCAATTCATGCTTGCTTTGGGGTGTCTTGCCTTGCATGATGCGTTAAATCTTTGTAAACATGCTGATATTGCCGCGTCCATGAGTCTTGAAACCCTGATGGGCACACGAACCGCCTTTGACCCCAGAATTCATAATGCCCGGCCTCATTTAGGACAAATGAAGGCTGCCTCCGATATGATGAAAATCACCCAGAATTCTGAAATCATATCTTCCCACCGGGACTGCTCAAGGGTTCAGGATGCCTATACCCTGCGTTGTTCCCCCCAGGTCCATGGCGCATCCTGGGATGCTTTCGGTTATGTGGAACGGGTGATCCGGGTGGAGATGAACGCGTCCACGGAGAATCCGCTGATTTTCCCGGAATCCGATGAATTCCTTTCCGGGGGCAACTTCCACGGACAGCCCGTGGCCCTGGCCTGTGACTTTTTAGGCATTGCCATTGCAGAGCTTGCCAATATCTCCGAGCGCCGGGTCGAGCGCCTGGTTAATCCACAACTTTCGGGTCTTCCCGCTTTTTTGGTTAAGGACACAGGGCTGAATTCAGGATTCATGATTGCCCAGTATGTTGCGGCCTCCCTGGTCTCTGAAAACAAGGTCATTGCACACCCGGCTTCCGTGGACTCCATTCCCACTTCGGCCAACATGGAGGATCATGTCTCTATGGGGTCCATTGCCGCACGCAAATGTCGGGACATCGTGGAGAACACCGAGCAGGTTATTGCTATTGAGCTTTTATGCGGTGCCCAGGCCATTGATATGTTTACGAATCTCAAAGCCGGGAAAGGCACCATGGCTGCCTATGAAACCATCCGCAGCAAGGTTCCCTGCATGACAAAGGACCGATTTTTGTCAGCAGATATTGCCGCTGTCCGAAAGCTTTTGCACAGCGGCCGAATTGTCAGGGCTGTGGAGGATGCCGTAGGTAAACTCTACTAA
- the hutI gene encoding imidazolonepropionase, which yields MTNTQASWDILFVHADIATMAQGNYNIIKDGAIGVAKGKIQWIGPFDRLKIDRFHSSPHPIADEIIDCSGKWILPGFVDCHTHLIWAGSRSNEFEMRLSGASYKEIAKQGGGIAATVGAVRRASEDELFSIASRRISHFISRGTTCVEIKSGYGLNLENELKMLAVAERLNQNFPLHVSPTFLGAHALPPEYKGRADDYVDLIINTMLPKVKSQGIACAMDVFCESIAFSTNQTRRLFTAATDIGLPVKLHAEQLSDSGGAALAAQFNALSCDHLEYLSPDGAKAMAHTGVTAVLLPGAFYMLKETRKPPVEDFIRLGVPMALATDLNPGTSPVHDMATVMNMGCVLFGLTCEQALAGATINGAKALGLDRRKGSLETGKDADFVVWDIEAPADLSYQVGITPVNKVVIAGKIAYNV from the coding sequence ATGACCAATACACAGGCATCCTGGGACATTCTGTTTGTTCATGCAGATATTGCCACCATGGCCCAAGGTAACTACAATATCATTAAAGACGGGGCCATCGGGGTGGCCAAAGGAAAGATTCAGTGGATCGGCCCATTTGACAGGCTTAAAATTGACAGGTTTCACTCCTCACCCCACCCCATTGCCGATGAAATCATCGACTGCAGCGGCAAATGGATTCTGCCCGGGTTTGTGGACTGTCATACCCATTTGATCTGGGCCGGCTCCAGGTCCAATGAATTTGAAATGCGCCTGTCCGGTGCAAGTTACAAAGAAATTGCAAAACAGGGCGGGGGGATTGCTGCCACGGTTGGGGCAGTGCGCAGGGCATCCGAAGACGAGCTTTTTAGCATCGCATCCCGGCGCATCAGCCATTTTATAAGCCGGGGCACCACCTGCGTGGAAATAAAATCCGGATATGGACTGAATCTTGAAAATGAACTGAAAATGCTGGCTGTGGCTGAACGTCTGAACCAAAACTTTCCTTTGCATGTTTCCCCCACCTTTCTCGGGGCCCATGCCCTGCCCCCGGAATACAAAGGCCGGGCTGATGATTATGTAGACCTGATCATCAACACCATGCTGCCCAAGGTTAAAAGCCAGGGCATAGCCTGTGCAATGGATGTATTCTGCGAATCAATCGCCTTTTCCACAAACCAGACAAGACGGCTATTTACCGCAGCCACAGATATAGGCCTGCCGGTTAAACTTCATGCGGAACAGCTCTCCGATTCAGGTGGCGCGGCCCTTGCCGCGCAGTTCAATGCCCTGTCCTGTGACCACCTGGAGTACCTTTCCCCTGACGGCGCAAAGGCCATGGCCCATACAGGTGTAACAGCCGTCCTTTTGCCTGGCGCCTTTTACATGCTCAAAGAGACCCGGAAACCGCCGGTGGAAGATTTTATCCGCCTTGGGGTACCCATGGCTCTGGCCACGGATCTGAATCCAGGCACAAGCCCGGTGCATGATATGGCCACGGTAATGAATATGGGCTGTGTGCTGTTCGGGCTGACCTGCGAACAGGCTCTTGCCGGTGCGACCATCAATGGGGCAAAGGCCCTGGGCCTTGACAGACGCAAAGGTAGTCTGGAAACAGGAAAAGATGCCGACTTTGTAGTGTGGGATATTGAGGCACCGGCAGACCTGAGCTACCAGGTGGGCATCACCCCTGTAAACAAGGTTGTGATTGCAGGCAAAATCGCATATAACGTTTAA
- a CDS encoding metallophosphoesterase, giving the protein MLLLTAPLIGEAMRIYAVADIHGKSEHMESIYRILDQYQPELMVVPGDMTHFFNWSTVLSQFDSLPVPVLVVRGNTDLKRIEPRIKKAANITLLTPKPLQVRGFSFVGASGTLPLPFANRVGLNEKQRLAALPCPMEPDTVLVVHTPPRGACDRVGKKIHAGSRNLARFIKDAAPGLVLCGHVHEDFGLKTLYQSTVVNCAIAGPGLGAIIDLEKNEIPKVNLLYPDTPQT; this is encoded by the coding sequence GTGCTTTTACTTACAGCCCCTTTAATTGGAGAAGCGATGCGCATCTACGCAGTTGCAGACATTCACGGCAAATCCGAACATATGGAATCCATTTACAGGATTTTAGACCAGTACCAGCCCGAGTTGATGGTTGTCCCCGGGGACATGACCCATTTTTTCAACTGGTCCACCGTTCTTTCCCAGTTTGACAGTCTGCCGGTTCCCGTTCTGGTGGTTCGGGGAAATACGGATTTAAAACGCATTGAACCCCGGATAAAAAAAGCCGCCAACATCACGCTGTTGACTCCAAAGCCCCTTCAGGTCAGAGGCTTTTCTTTTGTGGGGGCTTCAGGCACCCTGCCTTTGCCTTTTGCCAACAGAGTCGGCCTGAATGAAAAACAACGGCTTGCCGCCCTTCCCTGCCCCATGGAACCGGACACGGTGCTGGTGGTCCATACACCGCCAAGGGGAGCATGTGACCGTGTGGGCAAAAAAATCCATGCCGGCAGCCGGAACCTGGCCCGGTTCATCAAGGACGCAGCCCCGGGCCTTGTGCTTTGCGGCCATGTCCACGAAGATTTTGGCCTTAAAACCTTGTATCAAAGTACCGTGGTTAACTGCGCCATAGCAGGACCAGGATTAGGGGCCATCATTGACCTTGAAAAAAATGAAATTCCCAAGGTTAATCTCTTGTATCCGGATACGCCACAAACTTGA
- the mutS gene encoding DNA mismatch repair protein MutS, with protein sequence MVEKKQTPMMAQYLAIKETCQDAILFYRMGDFYEMFLEDAVKAAGILEIALTSRNKNDPDPVPMCGVPYKSADLYISKLIEKGCKVAVCEQVEDPSKAKGLVKREIIRVITPGMILNDSLLDRGTNNFLVAISKTSEHSGLACIDISTGSFTTCQVKRTSGVIPYALLDEALKLSPKEVLLPDSFKADPAMATIRKTFSHVEITYLDNFTFRSDNARQLLTEQFATRSLEGFGIERMPACISAAGAAISYVRDTQLSDTSHIYKITPYNLNDFMIIDDRSCKNLELLTNIQTQKPKGSLIHILDKTVTAMGGRLIKQWIRYPLVDKNLIQQRLHAIEELIGAPGTHQTLGDLLKSVYDLERLGSRISMGQGNARDMLSLKTSLSVLPVLFKEIETFESPILNGAGMDKKPALIRGLEELAQLIGKAIREDAVHVLNEGNLINDGYNPELDELLSITRDGKSWIAKTEKKEKETTGLSSLKIKYNKVFGYFIEVSKAQSTQVPDHYIRKQTLVNAERFITQDMKAVEDTIFNAQERRNALEYEIFCTVREKVAQRAKDILTMAQFIAAVDVVQGLAVAAVENAYVKPDINDDRRIDIQDGRHPVVEKLIQGERYVPNSIGLDDTQCQQILITGPNMAGKSTVLRQVALTVLMAQMGSFVPAAGASICITDRIFTRVGALDNLSSGQSTFMVEMEETANIVNNATEKSLVILDEIGRGTSTYDGMSIAWAVAEYLHDLNGKGVKTLFATHYHELLQLEQIKPRIKNYNIEVKEFNDNIVFLRSLVKGGTNRSYGIQVARLAGVPDDIIDLAKSVLASAEHHPMTPAPSTRPAKKKKGAKKRNTSGQMNLFGPSDDDLRRMLHNVDIAQMTPLDALNFLNELKLKVEA encoded by the coding sequence ATGGTCGAAAAGAAACAAACACCCATGATGGCCCAATATCTGGCCATCAAAGAAACCTGTCAGGACGCCATACTTTTTTACCGGATGGGGGATTTTTATGAAATGTTTCTTGAGGATGCCGTCAAGGCGGCCGGCATCCTTGAAATCGCGCTGACCTCTCGGAATAAAAACGACCCGGACCCCGTTCCCATGTGCGGTGTGCCTTACAAATCAGCCGATCTTTATATTTCCAAACTTATTGAAAAAGGCTGCAAGGTTGCCGTGTGTGAACAGGTTGAGGACCCGTCCAAGGCCAAGGGTCTGGTCAAACGGGAAATTATCCGGGTCATCACCCCGGGAATGATCCTCAACGATTCTCTTTTGGACCGGGGAACAAACAACTTTTTGGTGGCGATCTCCAAAACGTCCGAGCACTCCGGTCTTGCCTGCATAGACATCTCCACGGGGAGCTTTACCACCTGCCAGGTAAAACGCACCTCGGGTGTTATCCCATACGCCCTTTTAGACGAGGCGTTAAAGCTTTCCCCGAAAGAGGTGCTGCTGCCGGACAGCTTCAAGGCGGACCCGGCCATGGCCACCATCAGGAAAACCTTTTCCCACGTTGAAATCACATATCTGGACAATTTTACGTTCCGAAGTGATAATGCCCGGCAGCTCCTGACGGAACAATTTGCCACCCGCAGCCTTGAAGGATTCGGCATTGAACGCATGCCGGCCTGTATATCCGCAGCAGGCGCTGCCATCTCCTATGTCCGGGACACCCAGTTGTCGGACACCAGCCATATCTACAAAATCACCCCCTATAATCTCAATGACTTCATGATCATTGACGACAGGTCCTGCAAAAATCTTGAACTGCTGACCAATATTCAGACCCAGAAGCCAAAAGGCTCTTTGATCCATATTCTGGACAAAACCGTTACGGCCATGGGCGGCAGGCTGATCAAACAGTGGATCAGATATCCTCTGGTCGACAAAAACCTGATACAACAGCGCCTTCATGCCATAGAAGAGCTTATCGGCGCACCGGGCACCCACCAGACACTTGGCGATCTTCTTAAATCCGTATATGATCTTGAGCGGTTAGGCTCCCGGATATCCATGGGCCAGGGTAATGCCCGGGACATGCTTTCCCTTAAAACCTCCCTTTCTGTTCTGCCCGTTTTGTTCAAGGAGATCGAAACATTTGAAAGCCCGATTCTCAATGGTGCCGGCATGGATAAAAAGCCGGCCCTGATCCGGGGTCTGGAAGAGCTGGCCCAATTGATCGGTAAAGCCATCCGGGAAGATGCCGTGCACGTGCTCAACGAAGGCAACCTGATCAACGACGGATACAATCCGGAACTGGACGAGCTTTTGTCCATCACCCGGGACGGAAAGTCCTGGATTGCAAAAACGGAAAAAAAGGAAAAGGAAACTACAGGGCTTTCCTCGCTTAAAATAAAATACAATAAGGTGTTCGGTTATTTCATTGAGGTTTCAAAGGCCCAGTCGACCCAGGTACCGGATCACTATATTCGTAAACAAACCCTTGTCAACGCCGAACGGTTCATCACCCAGGACATGAAAGCGGTGGAAGATACCATATTCAATGCCCAGGAACGCCGAAACGCCCTGGAATATGAAATTTTCTGTACGGTCAGGGAAAAGGTGGCCCAACGGGCCAAGGATATTCTGACTATGGCACAGTTTATTGCTGCCGTTGACGTGGTCCAGGGACTTGCCGTGGCTGCCGTTGAAAATGCCTATGTAAAGCCTGACATCAATGATGACCGGCGCATCGATATACAGGACGGCAGGCATCCGGTGGTGGAAAAACTGATCCAGGGCGAACGGTATGTGCCCAATTCCATTGGTCTGGACGATACCCAATGCCAGCAGATCCTGATCACCGGTCCCAACATGGCCGGCAAATCCACGGTGCTGCGCCAGGTGGCCTTAACCGTTCTCATGGCCCAGATGGGTTCTTTTGTGCCGGCAGCCGGCGCCTCCATCTGCATCACCGACCGGATATTCACCCGGGTGGGGGCACTGGACAATCTGTCCTCCGGGCAGAGCACCTTCATGGTTGAGATGGAGGAGACCGCGAATATTGTCAATAATGCCACGGAAAAAAGTCTGGTGATTCTTGATGAAATCGGCAGGGGCACATCCACCTACGACGGCATGAGCATTGCCTGGGCTGTGGCCGAGTATCTGCATGACCTGAATGGTAAAGGCGTAAAAACCCTTTTTGCCACCCATTACCATGAACTGCTCCAGCTTGAACAAATTAAACCCCGGATCAAAAATTATAATATTGAGGTCAAGGAGTTTAACGACAATATTGTGTTTCTGCGCAGCCTTGTCAAAGGGGGTACCAACCGCAGCTACGGCATCCAGGTAGCACGCCTGGCTGGGGTTCCCGATGATATCATTGACCTTGCTAAATCGGTTCTGGCCTCTGCGGAACACCACCCCATGACACCGGCGCCGTCGACGCGGCCCGCCAAAAAGAAAAAAGGGGCAAAAAAACGAAATACCAGTGGCCAGATGAATCTGTTCGGTCCGTCGGACGATGATTTGCGCCGCATGCTGCACAACGTGGATATTGCCCAAATGACACCCCTTGACGCCCTGAACTTTTTAAATGAACTCAAGCTCAAGGTTGAGGCATAA
- a CDS encoding AMIN domain-containing protein, producing MFFNRLFTFFIPVLVCLCLFAWTTTGTAVAADTAKGRYLAADTCLKKLKRSAVDINKVSAWLTCIEKYKSIHKTFPGNSWAPAGLYKASELYFQLAKKSGNANWNRQADDIIARINLLYPQSAYSARAKTLAAANASRPRPNKSDVKIIQSQKALTRNDEAIAEYHSQKLAQAEAADTGEYQQPSDIIEKNTQAPAYLGSATTKPNDTDPSPPKGDTTVTDLRFWSSSEYTRVVVNADSERNYTYKLLKKDPALNVPFQRLYVDIDQARLGNNVPDHTPINDDLLKQARAGQFAPHTVRVVVDIKDFENYKIFSLKDPFRIVMDLVG from the coding sequence ATGTTTTTTAACCGTTTATTCACCTTTTTTATACCGGTTCTGGTCTGTCTTTGCCTGTTTGCCTGGACCACCACGGGCACCGCCGTTGCCGCCGATACGGCCAAAGGGAGGTATTTGGCAGCAGATACCTGTCTTAAAAAATTGAAACGCTCGGCAGTGGATATAAACAAGGTATCGGCCTGGCTGACCTGTATTGAAAAATACAAATCTATTCACAAAACGTTCCCCGGAAATTCCTGGGCACCGGCGGGATTGTACAAAGCCTCAGAGCTTTATTTCCAGCTCGCCAAAAAATCCGGCAATGCCAACTGGAACCGGCAGGCCGATGATATTATCGCCCGCATCAACCTACTTTATCCCCAAAGCGCATATAGCGCCCGTGCCAAAACCCTGGCCGCGGCAAACGCCTCAAGGCCCCGCCCAAATAAGAGTGATGTAAAAATAATACAGTCCCAAAAAGCGTTGACCCGCAATGATGAGGCCATTGCAGAATACCACAGTCAAAAATTGGCCCAGGCCGAAGCTGCCGATACAGGGGAATATCAACAGCCCTCGGATATTATAGAAAAAAATACACAGGCTCCGGCGTATTTGGGTTCTGCAACCACCAAACCGAATGATACTGACCCGTCGCCGCCCAAAGGGGATACAACCGTTACGGATTTAAGGTTCTGGTCCAGTTCGGAATACACCAGGGTCGTGGTAAACGCAGACAGCGAACGAAACTACACCTACAAGCTTTTAAAAAAAGACCCGGCTCTGAATGTCCCTTTCCAAAGACTGTATGTGGACATTGACCAGGCAAGACTTGGCAACAATGTGCCGGACCACACCCCCATCAACGATGATCTGCTTAAACAGGCCCGGGCCGGCCAATTTGCCCCACACACTGTCAGGGTCGTGGTGGATATAAAAGATTTTGAGAACTATAAAATTTTTTCTTTAAAAGACCCTTTCCGTATCGTCATGGATCTTGTGGGGTAA
- a CDS encoding N-acetylmuramoyl-L-alanine amidase, translated as MKSSDIARQLALGVRKIVIDPGHGGKDPGAPGYIKGVWEKDIVLKLATTLAIKLRERLNCEVLLTRTTDRKLTLEERTAIANTQRADLFISMHCNAAKSKKLSGIETYILNLATDEQAIAVAARENATSEKNISDLAYILNDLMKHAKIEESTRLANDVHKAMVTGMKKKYGQIRDLGVKQAPFYVLLGARMPAILIEASFISNKTECKRLMTSSYRNDICNTIADGIEKYINATNPKHI; from the coding sequence TTGAAATCGTCGGACATTGCCCGACAGCTGGCTTTAGGTGTCAGAAAAATCGTCATTGACCCCGGCCACGGCGGCAAGGATCCCGGTGCGCCTGGATATATCAAAGGGGTATGGGAAAAGGATATTGTACTCAAACTGGCAACGACCCTTGCAATAAAACTGCGTGAACGCTTGAACTGTGAGGTGTTGCTTACCCGGACCACAGACCGAAAACTGACCCTGGAGGAACGAACCGCCATTGCCAATACCCAACGGGCCGACTTGTTTATCTCCATGCACTGCAATGCCGCAAAAAGCAAAAAACTATCCGGCATTGAAACCTATATTTTGAACCTTGCCACGGATGAACAGGCCATTGCCGTGGCTGCCAGGGAAAATGCCACATCTGAAAAAAACATATCGGATCTGGCCTATATCCTCAATGATTTGATGAAACATGCCAAAATAGAAGAATCCACACGTCTTGCCAATGACGTTCATAAAGCCATGGTTACAGGCATGAAAAAGAAATACGGTCAAATCCGTGATCTCGGAGTCAAACAGGCCCCGTTCTATGTACTGCTTGGGGCACGGATGCCTGCAATTCTTATTGAGGCCTCCTTCATCTCCAACAAAACCGAATGCAAACGTCTGATGACCAGTTCCTACCGCAATGACATATGCAACACCATTGCCGACGGGATAGAAAAATATATCAATGCCACAAATCCCAAGCACATATAA
- a CDS encoding enoyl-CoA hydratase-related protein — protein MSFENIILEIDSAIATLSFNRPKALNALNNALLDELDVALDQVLASDEIRVLILTGTGDKAFVAGADISELTQMDMLAAKYFSRKGQNVFSKIEALPIPAIAAVNGFALGGGSEVALACDFIYASEKAVFGLPEMNLGLIPGFGGTQRLSRVVGKSRAKEMIFTGSNITADKALEYGMVNQVCPHESLMEEVRKTAGRIAAKGCVALRAAKEVIQAGLDCDLETGCLIENDAFAITVASPDGKEGTSAFLEKRKPEFKGTLI, from the coding sequence ATGTCGTTTGAAAACATTATTCTTGAGATAGACAGTGCAATTGCAACACTCTCTTTTAATCGCCCCAAAGCCCTGAATGCGCTGAACAACGCATTGCTTGATGAACTGGATGTGGCGTTGGACCAGGTTCTGGCCAGTGATGAAATCCGGGTACTCATTTTAACGGGCACCGGAGACAAGGCCTTTGTCGCAGGTGCAGATATCTCAGAACTGACCCAAATGGATATGTTGGCAGCAAAATACTTCTCCCGCAAAGGGCAAAACGTATTTTCAAAAATTGAAGCCTTGCCCATCCCGGCCATAGCTGCAGTTAACGGTTTTGCCTTGGGCGGCGGCAGTGAAGTGGCGCTGGCCTGTGATTTTATCTATGCTTCGGAAAAAGCCGTCTTTGGACTACCTGAAATGAATCTGGGCCTTATTCCCGGTTTTGGCGGGACCCAGCGCCTCTCCAGGGTTGTGGGAAAAAGCAGGGCCAAGGAGATGATTTTCACCGGAAGCAATATTACTGCCGACAAAGCCCTGGAATATGGTATGGTAAACCAGGTGTGCCCCCATGAATCCCTTATGGAAGAGGTTCGAAAAACAGCCGGGCGCATTGCAGCGAAAGGATGCGTCGCCTTAAGAGCAGCCAAAGAGGTCATCCAGGCCGGACTGGACTGTGACCTTGAAACCGGATGCCTGATTGAAAATGATGCTTTTGCCATAACCGTGGCAAGCCCGGATGGAAAAGAAGGCACATCAGCATTTTTAGAAAAAAGAAAGCCCGAGTTCAAAGGCACACTGATATAA